From the genome of Halobellus litoreus, one region includes:
- a CDS encoding glycoside hydrolase family 13 protein, giving the protein MTADSSRNADATDREWWKEAVVYQVYPRSFNDSDGDGVGDIPGITEQVEYFDALGVDVVWLCPVYESPQADNGYDISDYRSIAAEFGTIEDWERLLAELHDRDIRLLMDLVVNHTSDEHEWFEKSRRRADGYGDYYYWRDGGTDSNGDPVPPNNWGSFMGGSAWTYDDVRGQWYLHLFDEKQPDLNWRNPDVRDEIAALVEWWLEKGIDGFRVDAINYISKPEGLPDGTADREPTGIEVFGHGPRIHEYLRELYDRTFSNYDVMTVAEMADTTVDMAGEYLGADGDGLDMILHFEHMDVDVSPRGRFDPTEWGEWDLVEFKEIMSRWQTELGDDWTAQYLGNHDQPRIVSRFGDDDAYRVESAKLLATFLLTTRGTPFVYQGEEIGMTNDEFDSLAELDDPMTIGAVEDAIDDGRADSFADLRAFVNYVSRDHARTPMQWSDEEHAGFTIDTPWFGVNENYSEINVAAARADEDSIWHHYRRLIDLRHREDALVYGDYDLLLPDDEQIYAYTRTLDDERLLIVLNWSGESAAFDPDADLELADATPLCSNYGTSSTPVERSFEPYEAVVYRL; this is encoded by the coding sequence ATGACTGCTGATAGCTCACGAAACGCTGACGCGACTGACCGGGAGTGGTGGAAAGAGGCGGTCGTCTACCAGGTGTACCCGCGGAGCTTCAACGACAGCGACGGCGACGGCGTCGGCGACATCCCGGGCATCACCGAGCAGGTCGAGTACTTCGACGCGCTCGGCGTCGACGTCGTCTGGCTCTGTCCCGTGTACGAGTCGCCGCAGGCCGACAACGGGTACGACATCAGCGACTACCGATCGATCGCCGCGGAGTTCGGAACGATCGAGGACTGGGAGCGGCTCCTGGCTGAGCTACACGACCGCGACATCAGGCTGCTGATGGATCTGGTGGTGAACCACACCTCCGACGAACACGAGTGGTTCGAAAAGTCCCGCCGACGGGCAGACGGTTACGGGGACTACTACTACTGGCGCGACGGCGGGACCGACAGCAACGGCGACCCCGTCCCGCCGAACAACTGGGGGTCGTTCATGGGCGGGTCGGCCTGGACCTACGACGACGTGCGCGGGCAGTGGTATCTCCACCTCTTCGACGAGAAGCAACCGGACCTCAACTGGCGCAACCCCGACGTGCGCGACGAGATCGCCGCCCTCGTGGAGTGGTGGCTGGAGAAGGGCATCGACGGGTTCCGCGTCGACGCGATCAACTACATCTCGAAGCCCGAGGGACTCCCCGACGGGACAGCCGACCGCGAACCCACCGGCATCGAGGTGTTCGGCCACGGACCGAGAATACACGAGTACCTCCGGGAACTGTACGACCGGACGTTCTCGAACTACGACGTGATGACCGTCGCGGAGATGGCCGACACGACCGTCGATATGGCGGGCGAGTACCTCGGCGCGGACGGGGACGGGCTGGATATGATACTCCACTTCGAGCATATGGACGTCGACGTGAGTCCGCGCGGGCGGTTCGACCCGACCGAGTGGGGCGAGTGGGACCTCGTCGAGTTCAAGGAGATAATGAGCCGCTGGCAGACGGAACTGGGCGACGACTGGACCGCTCAGTATCTCGGCAACCACGACCAGCCCCGGATCGTCTCGCGGTTCGGCGACGACGACGCCTACCGCGTCGAGAGCGCGAAACTGCTCGCGACGTTCCTGCTTACGACCCGCGGGACGCCGTTCGTGTACCAGGGCGAGGAGATCGGGATGACGAACGACGAGTTCGACAGTCTCGCGGAGCTCGACGACCCGATGACGATCGGGGCCGTCGAGGACGCCATCGATGACGGCCGCGCGGATTCCTTCGCGGACCTGCGGGCGTTCGTGAACTACGTCAGCCGAGACCACGCGCGGACGCCGATGCAGTGGTCCGACGAGGAACACGCGGGCTTTACCATCGACACGCCGTGGTTCGGCGTCAACGAGAACTACTCGGAGATCAACGTCGCGGCGGCGCGCGCCGACGAGGATTCGATCTGGCACCACTACCGGCGACTCATCGACCTCCGGCACCGCGAGGACGCGCTGGTCTACGGCGACTACGACCTCCTGCTCCCCGACGACGAACAGATCTACGCCTACACACGCACGCTCGACGACGAGCGCCTGCTGATCGTACTCAACTGGTCGGGTGAGTCGGCCGCGTTCGATCCCGACGCCGACCTCGAACTGGCTGACGCGACGCCGCTGTGCTCCAATTACGGGACGTCGTCCACGCCGGTCGAACGGTCCTTCGAGCCCTACGAGGCCGTCGTATACCGGCTCTGA
- a CDS encoding ornithine cyclodeaminase family protein, which yields MTETLFLTSADVDGLATPAEFVDAVRDGYRQRGEGAPAEPRTKLTNAEPPGFFTTYAALLPDTGAMGGYMYSAGFGASDAWFTTPLFDAESGAPIAMVDGASMNPFKTGATGAVAADELAREDASSAAIIGSGAQARGQLRALATVRDLETVWVFSPTKEHRESFAGEMDRRLDASVAAVASAAAAVEGADVVVTATNASEPVFDGDVLEPGTHVTAMGQYDRDKRELDAETIRRATYVPDLKERVHQDAGSFLAALEAGIVDEDHVHAELGDVVAGNAPGRTSDDEITVFDSGGTGIETVAGAYLLYEKANEAGLGQTIDFAPGSEALTGE from the coding sequence ATGACCGAAACGCTGTTCCTGACGAGCGCGGACGTCGACGGCCTCGCGACCCCCGCGGAGTTCGTGGACGCCGTTCGCGACGGATACCGACAGCGCGGCGAGGGCGCACCGGCCGAGCCGCGGACGAAACTCACGAACGCCGAGCCGCCGGGCTTTTTCACCACCTACGCGGCCCTGCTGCCGGACACGGGCGCGATGGGCGGATATATGTACAGCGCCGGCTTCGGCGCGTCGGACGCGTGGTTCACCACGCCGCTGTTCGACGCCGAGTCGGGCGCGCCGATCGCGATGGTCGACGGCGCGAGTATGAACCCCTTCAAAACGGGCGCAACCGGGGCCGTCGCCGCCGACGAACTCGCGCGCGAAGACGCGTCGTCCGCCGCGATCATCGGCAGCGGGGCGCAGGCCCGGGGACAGTTGCGCGCGTTGGCGACGGTCCGAGACCTCGAAACCGTCTGGGTGTTCTCGCCGACGAAGGAGCACCGCGAGTCGTTCGCGGGCGAGATGGACCGCCGTCTCGACGCCAGCGTCGCCGCCGTCGCCTCCGCCGCCGCCGCCGTCGAGGGCGCGGACGTCGTCGTGACGGCGACGAACGCGAGCGAGCCCGTCTTCGACGGCGACGTCCTCGAACCGGGGACGCACGTGACCGCGATGGGGCAGTACGATCGAGACAAGCGCGAACTCGACGCCGAGACCATCCGGCGAGCCACGTACGTCCCGGACCTGAAGGAGCGGGTCCACCAGGACGCCGGTTCGTTCCTGGCCGCACTGGAGGCCGGAATCGTCGACGAGGACCACGTCCACGCCGAACTGGGCGACGTCGTCGCCGGCAACGCGCCCGGTCGGACGTCCGACGACGAGATCACCGTCTTCGACAGCGGCGGGACCGGTATCGAGACGGTCGCCGGCGCGTACCTCCTCTACGAGAAGGCCAACGAGGCCGGGCTGGGACAGACGATCGACTTCGCCCCGGGGAGCGAAGCGCTCACGGGCGAGTGA
- a CDS encoding MFS transporter, with product MLAHGMVHTYELSIPIFVSIWLTEFETLSLGIVEVGVTEATLGLVVTAGYGLFGVGALPGGVLVDRIGSARLITLCLFGMAGSFVLLGLSPNLLVVALALLLWGAAASVYHPAGLTLLSKGVAERGTGFAYHGIAGNVGTGLGPLLTAILLLFVDWTVVAVLLALPALAAGVYATHARFDETAAVDDGTDADADSRDGSGDDRANTGVASLAEFTVETRRLFVGAFALVFVVVMASGLYYRGVLTFLPNLLESLPGFEPIPLTAALPTPVTDALGVQPGSERAINPERYFYSGLLIVGVFGQYLGGKLTDRIPVEAGLAGGFGLLAVLALIFLPAANAGLGPLLVVGAVLGCALFLVQPFYQATVAEYSPAGTRGLSYGFTYLGVFGVGALGGAIAGTILTYATPGALFLTLAAFGATGSGVGVYLLRRRSG from the coding sequence ATGCTGGCCCACGGGATGGTGCACACCTACGAGCTCTCGATCCCGATCTTCGTCTCGATCTGGTTGACCGAGTTCGAGACTCTCTCGCTCGGCATCGTCGAGGTCGGCGTCACCGAGGCGACGCTGGGGCTCGTCGTGACCGCGGGATACGGGCTCTTCGGCGTCGGCGCGCTCCCGGGCGGCGTGCTCGTCGATCGAATCGGCTCCGCCCGGCTCATCACGCTCTGTCTGTTCGGAATGGCCGGATCGTTCGTGCTCTTGGGGCTCTCGCCGAATCTGCTCGTCGTCGCGCTCGCGCTCTTGCTCTGGGGCGCCGCGGCGAGCGTCTATCACCCGGCCGGGCTCACGCTGCTCTCGAAAGGCGTCGCAGAGCGGGGCACGGGCTTCGCGTACCACGGCATCGCCGGCAACGTCGGAACCGGGCTGGGCCCGCTTCTGACCGCGATCCTGTTGCTGTTCGTCGACTGGACGGTCGTCGCGGTCCTCCTCGCGCTGCCGGCCCTCGCCGCCGGCGTGTATGCGACGCATGCACGGTTCGACGAAACGGCGGCCGTCGACGACGGAACCGACGCCGATGCCGACTCACGAGACGGCTCCGGGGACGACAGGGCCAACACCGGCGTCGCGTCGCTCGCCGAATTCACCGTCGAAACTCGGCGGCTCTTCGTCGGCGCGTTCGCGCTCGTGTTCGTGGTCGTGATGGCCTCCGGACTCTACTACCGCGGCGTCCTCACGTTCCTGCCGAACCTGCTGGAATCGCTGCCCGGGTTCGAGCCGATCCCGTTGACCGCGGCGCTCCCGACCCCCGTCACCGACGCGCTCGGCGTCCAACCCGGCTCCGAGCGCGCAATCAACCCCGAGCGGTACTTCTACTCGGGGCTACTCATCGTCGGCGTCTTCGGGCAGTATCTCGGCGGGAAGCTCACAGACCGGATCCCCGTCGAGGCCGGCCTGGCGGGCGGATTCGGCCTGCTGGCGGTCTTGGCGCTGATCTTCCTGCCGGCGGCGAACGCCGGGCTCGGTCCGCTCCTCGTCGTGGGTGCGGTACTGGGCTGTGCGCTCTTTCTCGTCCAGCCGTTCTACCAGGCCACCGTCGCGGAGTACTCTCCGGCGGGGACGCGCGGGCTCTCCTACGGCTTCACGTACCTGGGGGTGTTCGGCGTCGGCGCGCTCGGCGGAGCGATCGCCGGGACGATCCTGACGTACGCGACGCCCGGGGCGCTCTTTCTCACGCTCGCCGCGTTCGGCGCGACCGGCTCGGGCGTCGGCGTCTACCTCCTGCGGCGGCGATCGGGCTGA
- a CDS encoding DUF3054 domain-containing protein → MSTSEESFLARRIDAGAAPLAVADVLALAAVLTIGVINHNGVDYLTADPVGWLLTLVPFLVGWAVAAPLIGAYSAGAAESAKAAIPLAVRAWVPAAVVGFALRASPLFPGGFQVTFGVVMLLTGAVALVAGRWLFFKIVG, encoded by the coding sequence ATGTCAACTTCGGAGGAGTCGTTCCTCGCTCGACGCATCGACGCCGGCGCGGCCCCCCTCGCCGTCGCCGACGTGTTGGCGCTCGCGGCCGTCCTCACGATCGGCGTGATCAACCACAACGGCGTCGACTACCTCACCGCCGACCCCGTCGGCTGGTTGCTGACGCTCGTCCCCTTCCTCGTCGGCTGGGCCGTCGCCGCGCCGCTGATCGGGGCCTACTCCGCCGGCGCGGCCGAGTCGGCCAAGGCGGCGATCCCGCTCGCGGTCCGCGCGTGGGTTCCCGCCGCTGTCGTCGGATTCGCGCTCCGCGCGTCGCCGCTGTTCCCGGGCGGGTTTCAGGTCACGTTCGGCGTCGTGATGCTACTCACGGGCGCGGTCGCGCTGGTCGCCGGTCGGTGGCTCTTTTTCAAAATCGTTGGGTGA
- a CDS encoding class I SAM-dependent methyltransferase — protein MSSRFGPGDVRFFDRLARLYDVAMPPARVGPFRDAFAFADRPIDRVLDLAGGTGRASRGLRKIGIDPVVVDASAGMLERARESGHEVIRGDAGRLPVGDDAVDAAVVVDALHHLPDPAAGLSEAARVVRPGGVVVVQEFHPRGLRGRSLVAAERLVGFDSTFWTPAELCESVAAAGFDARIVRDGFEYVVVGRIPPEA, from the coding sequence ATGTCCTCCCGTTTCGGTCCCGGCGACGTGCGCTTCTTCGATCGACTGGCCCGGCTGTACGACGTCGCGATGCCGCCCGCGCGGGTCGGCCCGTTCCGAGACGCGTTCGCGTTCGCCGACCGGCCGATCGACCGCGTGCTCGACCTGGCCGGCGGGACCGGCCGCGCCTCGCGGGGGCTCCGAAAAATCGGGATCGATCCCGTCGTCGTCGACGCCTCGGCCGGGATGCTCGAACGCGCCCGCGAGTCGGGTCACGAGGTCATTCGAGGCGACGCCGGACGGCTTCCCGTCGGTGACGACGCCGTCGACGCCGCCGTCGTCGTCGACGCGCTGCATCACCTTCCGGACCCGGCCGCGGGGCTCTCGGAGGCCGCGCGTGTCGTCCGCCCCGGCGGGGTGGTGGTCGTCCAGGAGTTCCACCCGCGCGGGCTTCGCGGGCGGTCGCTCGTCGCTGCCGAGCGACTGGTCGGGTTCGACTCGACGTTCTGGACGCCCGCGGAACTCTGCGAGTCCGTCGCTGCGGCCGGCTTCGACGCGCGGATCGTCCGCGACGGCTTCGAGTACGTCGTCGTGGGGCGTATCCCACCGGAAGCGTGA
- a CDS encoding GNAT family N-acetyltransferase yields MEFLVLGWPPDGPSLRLDYRHFAYAGKFVMSNTGKAVVRETDEEDGSVIFDSGDGCIVDAGDDTEFDAEDDSGPGAGDDYDASVVAALAFNADRTDEATLWYRYITVHSAAKGAAIGPRLAAFVAPRAAERGYERLRIAVNNPFAYEAMYKAGFEWTGAETGVAELVLERPANGSPDTRLRDADVDSYRAGLDRFRERDLGDPEASFLSERIGSGLPAPCDVPGA; encoded by the coding sequence ATGGAGTTTCTCGTCCTCGGGTGGCCGCCGGACGGCCCCTCCCTTCGGTTGGATTACCGGCACTTCGCCTACGCGGGGAAGTTCGTGATGTCGAACACGGGGAAGGCCGTCGTCCGCGAGACGGACGAAGAGGACGGTTCAGTGATCTTCGACTCCGGAGACGGCTGCATAGTCGACGCGGGTGACGACACTGAATTCGACGCCGAAGACGACAGCGGACCCGGCGCGGGGGACGACTACGACGCCAGCGTCGTCGCCGCGCTCGCGTTCAACGCGGATCGGACCGACGAGGCGACCCTGTGGTACCGCTACATCACCGTCCACTCGGCGGCGAAAGGGGCGGCCATCGGCCCGCGACTGGCCGCGTTCGTGGCTCCCCGTGCCGCCGAACGCGGCTACGAACGGCTCAGAATCGCCGTCAACAACCCGTTCGCCTACGAGGCGATGTACAAGGCCGGCTTCGAGTGGACGGGGGCGGAAACCGGCGTCGCGGAACTCGTGCTCGAACGGCCGGCGAACGGATCGCCGGACACGCGGCTACGGGACGCGGACGTCGACTCCTATCGGGCGGGGCTCGACCGGTTTCGAGAGCGGGACCTCGGCGATCCCGAGGCGTCGTTTCTCAGCGAGCGAATCGGTTCCGGACTCCCGGCTCCCTGTGACGTTCCCGGGGCCTAG
- the fen gene encoding flap endonuclease-1 — translation MGNADLRSLAVLSDVSFEEVAGSVVAVDAHNWLYRYLTTTVKFTREEAYTTAAGEEVANLIGLVQGLPKFFEHDLVPVFVFDGGVTELKDDEVAERREAREQAEAKRQAAEERGDAVAAARLEARTQRLTSVIHETTRELLELLDVPVIEAPAEGEAQASHMALRGDVDYVGSEDYDTLLFGAPYTLRQLTSKGDPELMDLEATLAEHEITREQLVDVAILCGTDFNEGISGVGPKTALSEIREHGDLWAVLDARDASIADADRVRALFLDPPVTDDYAFDTDISPDVEAARAYVTEEWAVDADEVARGFERIESSLVQTGLDEWT, via the coding sequence ATGGGAAACGCAGATCTACGGAGTCTGGCGGTGCTCTCCGACGTCTCATTCGAGGAGGTCGCCGGCAGCGTCGTCGCCGTCGACGCCCACAACTGGCTGTACCGCTACCTGACGACGACGGTGAAGTTCACGCGCGAGGAGGCGTACACGACCGCGGCGGGCGAGGAAGTGGCGAACCTGATCGGGCTCGTGCAGGGGTTGCCGAAGTTCTTCGAGCACGACCTCGTCCCGGTGTTCGTCTTCGACGGCGGGGTGACGGAGTTGAAAGACGACGAGGTGGCCGAACGACGCGAGGCGCGGGAGCAGGCCGAGGCCAAGCGGCAGGCGGCCGAAGAGCGCGGCGACGCCGTCGCCGCCGCGCGACTGGAGGCTCGGACCCAACGGCTGACGAGCGTGATCCACGAGACGACGCGGGAACTGCTCGAACTGCTCGACGTGCCGGTGATCGAGGCCCCCGCGGAGGGCGAGGCGCAGGCCTCGCATATGGCGCTCCGCGGCGACGTCGACTACGTCGGCAGCGAGGACTACGACACGCTGTTGTTCGGCGCCCCTTACACGCTCCGGCAACTCACCTCGAAGGGCGATCCCGAGTTGATGGACCTCGAAGCGACGCTCGCCGAGCACGAGATCACCCGCGAGCAACTCGTCGACGTGGCGATCCTCTGCGGCACCGACTTCAACGAGGGGATCTCCGGCGTGGGGCCGAAGACGGCGCTCTCGGAGATCCGCGAGCACGGGGACCTCTGGGCCGTCCTCGATGCCCGCGACGCCTCCATCGCGGACGCCGACCGGGTCAGAGCGCTCTTCCTCGACCCGCCCGTCACCGACGACTACGCGTTCGATACCGACATCTCGCCGGACGTCGAGGCCGCGAGGGCGTACGTCACCGAGGAGTGGGCGGTCGACGCCGACGAGGTCGCCCGCGGGTTCGAGCGCATCGAGTCCTCGCTCGTCCAGACCGGTCTCGACGAGTGGACCTGA
- a CDS encoding AI-2E family transporter: MSVLGMGRSRLSWWAVGLALGAALAYVVYSFVGTFVFGLFIYYATRPIYRRIKTRIRPPSLAAAVALFVLALPALLLITYTGAVAVSELVRLTNQGLFDLSQYPISEDQLARLTDFERVLEFELQAITVPRIQQLLSSIGSAGNAVAFVGIGLVHLFAMIALAFYLLRDGRTLSRWGRARIADDKGVLEAFLGAVDRDLTKIFFGNILNAVLTGTIGVVAYSLLNLASPPGVAIPAAALVGLMAGIASLIPVVGMKLVYVPVAIYIGVTSYLVDPTTLWFTAVFVALSFVVVDTIPDLVLRPYISGRNLHVGAVMIAYTLGPLLFGWYGIFLGPIILVLVVNFARHVLPVLIQRESLVPFAVDPGVETSIDATGSSPADSRAVADGSNSVADDGGSEPETREKSDTAGTSTNGGTETDGGSPASSATGGFEFGADLSDRT, from the coding sequence ATGTCCGTTCTCGGGATGGGACGCTCGCGCCTCTCGTGGTGGGCGGTCGGCCTCGCTCTCGGAGCGGCGCTGGCGTACGTCGTCTACTCGTTCGTCGGGACGTTCGTCTTCGGGCTCTTCATCTACTACGCGACCCGGCCGATCTACCGCCGGATCAAGACGCGGATCCGACCGCCGAGCCTCGCCGCCGCGGTCGCGTTGTTCGTGTTGGCGCTGCCGGCGCTCCTGCTCATCACCTACACTGGCGCGGTCGCCGTTAGCGAACTGGTCAGATTGACCAATCAGGGGCTGTTCGACCTGTCTCAGTACCCGATTTCCGAGGATCAACTCGCCAGGCTGACCGACTTCGAGCGAGTCCTCGAGTTCGAACTCCAAGCGATTACCGTTCCCCGAATTCAGCAGCTACTCTCGTCGATCGGGTCCGCGGGCAACGCCGTCGCGTTCGTCGGTATCGGTCTCGTCCACCTGTTCGCGATGATCGCACTGGCGTTTTACCTGCTGCGGGACGGGCGAACCCTCTCGCGGTGGGGCCGCGCACGGATCGCCGACGACAAGGGCGTCCTGGAGGCCTTCCTCGGGGCCGTCGACCGCGACCTGACGAAAATCTTCTTCGGGAACATCCTCAACGCGGTGCTCACCGGGACGATCGGCGTCGTCGCGTACTCGCTGCTCAATCTGGCTTCCCCGCCCGGCGTCGCCATCCCCGCTGCGGCGCTCGTCGGACTGATGGCGGGGATCGCGAGTCTCATTCCGGTCGTGGGGATGAAACTCGTGTACGTCCCCGTGGCGATCTACATCGGCGTCACCTCCTACCTCGTCGACCCGACGACGCTGTGGTTCACGGCTGTCTTCGTGGCCCTGTCGTTCGTCGTCGTCGACACCATTCCGGATCTCGTGCTCAGACCGTACATCTCGGGGCGGAACCTCCACGTCGGGGCGGTGATGATCGCCTACACGCTCGGCCCGCTGCTCTTCGGGTGGTACGGAATCTTCCTGGGGCCGATCATCCTCGTACTCGTCGTGAACTTCGCGCGTCACGTGCTCCCGGTGTTGATCCAACGGGAGTCACTGGTCCCGTTCGCGGTCGATCCGGGCGTGGAGACGTCCATCGATGCCACCGGATCGTCGCCCGCGGATTCGAGAGCCGTCGCCGACGGGTCGAACTCGGTGGCGGACGACGGTGGAAGCGAACCGGAGACGCGTGAAAAGTCGGATACGGCGGGCACGTCGACGAACGGCGGGACCGAGACGGACGGTGGCTCGCCAGCATCAAGCGCCACCGGTGGGTTCGAGTTCGGTGCCGATCTCTCCGACCGCACCTGA
- a CDS encoding PadR family transcriptional regulator — protein sequence MYDLTGFQRDLLYVIAGLDEPHGLAIKEELEEYYEKEIHHGRLYPNLDTLVEKGLVDKGQRDRRTNYYTLTRRGRREIAARKDWESTYINVSFDGIDD from the coding sequence ATGTACGACCTGACAGGATTCCAGCGCGACTTGCTGTACGTGATCGCCGGTCTCGACGAACCGCACGGTCTCGCAATCAAAGAGGAACTCGAAGAGTACTACGAGAAGGAGATCCACCACGGACGGCTCTACCCGAATCTGGACACGCTCGTCGAGAAGGGACTCGTCGACAAGGGACAGCGCGACCGACGAACGAACTACTACACGCTCACGCGACGCGGCCGTCGGGAGATCGCCGCGCGAAAGGACTGGGAGAGCACGTACATCAACGTCTCTTTCGACGGCATCGACGACTGA
- a CDS encoding hydrogenase maturation nickel metallochaperone HypA, with the protein MRIRGRRRCKDCGREWSYFELGTVTCPDCGSLRSVGSGEREQHTDSAVELDLSTHRAALDEHTDVGDVAEEVKTTLRDYVRQRGFVRGGELLTVDDTVLAAAELLHAVDVFDRARDPDDAARLYVLELLRGADSGDRPDPSSVPDSMTAARGLAYASVLSTFCSDLGTWLDDNPDPAAGRVRETIATHVKRVEAIHGDVPVAESEALVTAARDLVTYLADGDEASLSTARDRLARLG; encoded by the coding sequence ATGCGCATCCGTGGTCGCCGCCGCTGCAAAGACTGCGGCCGAGAGTGGTCGTACTTCGAGCTGGGAACCGTCACGTGCCCGGACTGTGGGAGCCTGCGGAGCGTCGGGAGTGGAGAGCGGGAGCAACACACCGATAGCGCCGTCGAACTCGACCTCTCCACGCACCGCGCCGCACTCGACGAGCACACCGACGTCGGGGACGTCGCCGAGGAGGTGAAGACGACCCTTCGAGACTACGTTCGACAGCGCGGTTTCGTGCGCGGCGGTGAGCTCCTGACAGTCGACGACACGGTCCTCGCGGCCGCGGAGCTGCTTCACGCCGTCGACGTCTTCGACCGAGCTCGAGACCCCGACGACGCGGCTCGCCTGTACGTCCTGGAACTGCTTCGGGGCGCCGACAGCGGCGACCGTCCGGATCCGTCGTCAGTCCCCGACTCGATGACCGCCGCGCGCGGGCTGGCGTACGCGTCGGTGCTCTCGACGTTCTGTTCCGACCTCGGAACCTGGCTCGACGACAACCCCGATCCGGCCGCCGGACGCGTGCGCGAGACGATCGCCACGCACGTCAAACGCGTCGAGGCGATACACGGCGACGTTCCGGTAGCGGAGTCCGAGGCGCTCGTCACCGCCGCCCGCGACCTTGTGACGTACCTCGCCGACGGCGACGAGGCGTCGCTTTCGACGGCCCGTGACCGACTCGCTCGGCTCGGATGA
- a CDS encoding DUF7385 family protein: MGDQFDQHAVRHRMKLLRSDGDVTLYENRDGVECPACGEPFSRVLLTERRAHSFDLTDAARLCVSREDSRLVVCTHGN, translated from the coding sequence ATGGGCGATCAGTTCGACCAACACGCCGTCCGCCACCGGATGAAGCTCCTCCGGTCCGACGGGGACGTGACGCTGTACGAAAACCGCGACGGGGTCGAATGCCCCGCCTGCGGGGAGCCCTTCTCCCGGGTCCTGCTCACCGAGCGCCGGGCGCACTCCTTCGACCTCACCGACGCCGCGCGTCTCTGTGTCTCCCGAGAAGACAGTCGTCTCGTGGTGTGTACGCACGGAAACTGA